One region of Miscanthus floridulus cultivar M001 chromosome 19, ASM1932011v1, whole genome shotgun sequence genomic DNA includes:
- the LOC136528026 gene encoding GDSL esterase/lipase At5g55050-like isoform X2, translated as MIMISMGYSKLAMVELRPVVCLVMVLSMDVLGAAAGVFKPPPAMYVLGDSTLDVGNNNYQPGENVPRANRRYYGVDFPGGVPTGRFSNGYNTADFIAKCIGFVSSPPPYLSLVAPASSGGLLVPTALTIGVSYASGGAGILDSTNAGSTIPLSKQVQYFNATRSKMIVAAAVGSSDAVDTLINRSFFLLLFGGNDVFAFANAEQARNRSGAADLQSDAAAFYGSLVSNYSAAIRGLYALGARRIAIVNVGLAGCLPVARVLDATGACAEDRNRLAAGFNAALRSLLDDLAPSSSGLPGLAYSLADSLGLMADTFADPLASGFTDVADACCGGGRLGAEAACTPNATLCADRGQYYFWDNIHPTERAAALRAQAFYDGPAQYTTPINFKQLVHMS; from the exons ATGATTATGATTTCCATGGGCTACAGCAAGCTGGCCATGGTGGAGCTGCGTCCTGTGGTGTGCCTCGTGATGGTACTATCCATGGACGTCCTCGGCGCCGCTGCCGGCGTCTTCAAGCCGCCGCCGGCGATGTACGTGTTGGGCGACTCGACGCTGGACGTCGGCAACAACAACTACCAGCCGGGGGAGAACGTCCCCAGGGCCAACAGGCGCTACTACGGCGTCGATTTCCCCGGCGGCGTTCCCACCGGAAGGTTCAGCAACGGCTACAACACTGCCGATTTCATTG CAAAGTGCATAGGGTTCGTGAGCAGCCCTCCGCCGTACCTGTCGCTGGTGGCGCCAGCAAGCTCCGGCGGCCTTCTGGTCCCGACGGCTCTCACCATTGGCGTCAGCTATGCTTCCGGAGGAGCTGGCATCCTCGACTCCACG AACGCCGGCAGCACCATCCCGCTGTCGAAGCAGGTGCAGTACTTCAACGCCACGAGGTCGAAGATGATCGTCGCCGCGGCGGTGGGATCCTCCGACGCGGTGGACACCCTGATCAACaggtccttcttcctccttctcttcGGCGGCAACGACGTGTTCGCGTTCGCGAACGCGGAGCAGGCGCGCAACAGGTCCGGCGCCGCCGACCTGCAGAGCGACGCCGCCGCCTTCTACGGCAGCCTCGTCTCCAACTACTCGGCCGCCATCAGGGGCCTGTACGCGCTGGGCGCGCGGAGGATCGCCATCGTCAACGTGGGGCTCGCCGGATGCCTGCCGGTAGCGCGGGTGCTGGACGCCACGGGCGCGTGCGCGGAGGACCGGAACCGGCTCGCCGCTGGCTTCAACGCCGCGCTGCGGTCCCTGCTCGACGACCTCGCCCCCTCTTCCTCCGGTCTGCCCGGCCTCGCCTACTCCCTGGCCGACTCGCTGGGCCTCATGGCGGACACCTTCGCTGACCCGCTGGCGTCGGGGTTCACGGACGTCGCCGACGcgtgctgcggcggcggccggcTCGGCGCTGAGGCGGCCTGCACGCCCAACGCCACGCTCTGTGCAGACCGCGGGCAGTACTACTTCTGGGACAACATCCACCCTACCGAGCGGGCCGCGGCGCTGAGAGCCCAAGCATTCTATGACGGCCCGGCCCAGTACACTACGCCCATCAACTTCAAGCAGTTGGTCCACATGAGCTGA
- the LOC136529532 gene encoding GDSL esterase/lipase At4g28780-like, translating into MGYGLVAMKVLVLSSMVLSVVVVSGVELPVQRRRVPAMYVFGDSTLDVGNNNHLEGEQVPRANKPYYGIDLPGSGKPTGRFSNGYNVADFVAKNLGFEKSPLAYMVLKARNYLIPSAITRGVSYASAGAGILDATNAGGNIPLSQQVRLFESTKAAMESKVGPRAVSQLLSKSFFLIGVGSNDFFAFATALAKQNKTAATQSDLAAFYGSLISNYSSAITELYKLGARKFGIINVGPVGCVPIVRVLNATGGCADGLNQLAAGFDGFLNSLLAGFAPKLPGLAYSIADSFGFAARTDPLSLGFVSQDSACCGGGRLGAEADCLPGAKLCADRDRFLFWDRVHPSQRAAMLSAQAYYDGPAEFTAPINFKQLADKS; encoded by the exons ATGGGGTATGGGCTTGTTGCCATGAAGGTTCTTGTTCTGAGCAGCATGGTGCtcagcgtcgtcgtcgtcagcggcGTAGAGCTGCCGGTGCAGCGGCGGCGGGTGCCGGCGATGTACGTGTTCGGGGACTCCACCCTGGACGTGGGCAACAACAACCACTTGGAAGGAGAGCAAGTCCCCAGGGCCAACAAGCCCTACTACGGCATCGACTTGCCGGGCTCCGGCAAGCCCACCGGAAGGTTCAGCAATGGCTACAATGTCGCAGACTTTGTTG CGAAGAATCTTGGATTCGAGAAGAGCCCTCTGGCTTACATGGTGCTCAAAGCGCGCAATTATCTGATCCCGAGCGCCATCACTAGAGGAGTAAGCTACGCATCGGCAGGAGCTGGGATCCTCGACGCCACT AATGCAGGAGGCAACATTCCACTGTCGCAGCAGGTGCGGCTCTTCGAGTCCACCAAGGCCGCGATGGAGTCCAAGGTGGGCCCACGCGCCGTGAGCCAGCTCCTCTCCAAGTCCTTCTTCCTCATCGGCGTCGGCAGCAACGACTTCTTCGCCTTCGCCACGGCGCTAGCGAAGCAGAACAAGACTGCGGCGACGCAGAGCGACCTCGCCGCCTTCTACGGCAGCCTCATCTCCAACTACTCGTCCGCCATCACGGAGCTCTACAAGCTGGGCGCCAGGAAGTTCGGCATCATCAACGTGGGCCCGGTCGGGTGCGTGCCGATCGTGCGCGTGCTCAACGCCACAGGCGGGTGCGCCGACGGCCTGAACCAGCTCGCCGCCGGCTTCGACGGCTTCCTCAACTCCCTCCTGGCCGGGTTCGCCCCGAAGCTGCCGGGCCTCGCCTACTCCATTGCCGACTCCTTCGGCTTTGCCGCGCGCACCGACCCGCTGTCGCTAGGGTTCGTGAGCCAGGATAGCGcgtgctgcggcggcggccggcTCGGTGCGGAGGCGGACTGCCTGCCTGGCGCCAAGCTCTGCGCCGACCGTGACCGCTTCCTCTTCTGGGACCGCGTGCACCCTTCCCAGCGCGCTGCCATGCTCAGCGCCCAGGCCTACTATGATGGCCCGGCGGAGTTCACCGCTCCCATCAACTTTAAGCAGCTGGCTGACAAGAGCTAA
- the LOC136528026 gene encoding GDSL esterase/lipase At5g55050-like isoform X1: protein MIMISMGYSKLAMVELRPVVCLVMVLSMDVLGAAAGVFKPPPAMYVLGDSTLDVGNNNYQPGENVPRANRRYYGVDFPGGVPTGRFSNGYNTADFIAKCIGFVSSPPPYLSLVAPASSGGLLVPTALTIGVSYASGGAGILDSTERMQNAGSTIPLSKQVQYFNATRSKMIVAAAVGSSDAVDTLINRSFFLLLFGGNDVFAFANAEQARNRSGAADLQSDAAAFYGSLVSNYSAAIRGLYALGARRIAIVNVGLAGCLPVARVLDATGACAEDRNRLAAGFNAALRSLLDDLAPSSSGLPGLAYSLADSLGLMADTFADPLASGFTDVADACCGGGRLGAEAACTPNATLCADRGQYYFWDNIHPTERAAALRAQAFYDGPAQYTTPINFKQLVHMS, encoded by the exons ATGATTATGATTTCCATGGGCTACAGCAAGCTGGCCATGGTGGAGCTGCGTCCTGTGGTGTGCCTCGTGATGGTACTATCCATGGACGTCCTCGGCGCCGCTGCCGGCGTCTTCAAGCCGCCGCCGGCGATGTACGTGTTGGGCGACTCGACGCTGGACGTCGGCAACAACAACTACCAGCCGGGGGAGAACGTCCCCAGGGCCAACAGGCGCTACTACGGCGTCGATTTCCCCGGCGGCGTTCCCACCGGAAGGTTCAGCAACGGCTACAACACTGCCGATTTCATTG CAAAGTGCATAGGGTTCGTGAGCAGCCCTCCGCCGTACCTGTCGCTGGTGGCGCCAGCAAGCTCCGGCGGCCTTCTGGTCCCGACGGCTCTCACCATTGGCGTCAGCTATGCTTCCGGAGGAGCTGGCATCCTCGACTCCACG GAACGCATGCAGAACGCCGGCAGCACCATCCCGCTGTCGAAGCAGGTGCAGTACTTCAACGCCACGAGGTCGAAGATGATCGTCGCCGCGGCGGTGGGATCCTCCGACGCGGTGGACACCCTGATCAACaggtccttcttcctccttctcttcGGCGGCAACGACGTGTTCGCGTTCGCGAACGCGGAGCAGGCGCGCAACAGGTCCGGCGCCGCCGACCTGCAGAGCGACGCCGCCGCCTTCTACGGCAGCCTCGTCTCCAACTACTCGGCCGCCATCAGGGGCCTGTACGCGCTGGGCGCGCGGAGGATCGCCATCGTCAACGTGGGGCTCGCCGGATGCCTGCCGGTAGCGCGGGTGCTGGACGCCACGGGCGCGTGCGCGGAGGACCGGAACCGGCTCGCCGCTGGCTTCAACGCCGCGCTGCGGTCCCTGCTCGACGACCTCGCCCCCTCTTCCTCCGGTCTGCCCGGCCTCGCCTACTCCCTGGCCGACTCGCTGGGCCTCATGGCGGACACCTTCGCTGACCCGCTGGCGTCGGGGTTCACGGACGTCGCCGACGcgtgctgcggcggcggccggcTCGGCGCTGAGGCGGCCTGCACGCCCAACGCCACGCTCTGTGCAGACCGCGGGCAGTACTACTTCTGGGACAACATCCACCCTACCGAGCGGGCCGCGGCGCTGAGAGCCCAAGCATTCTATGACGGCCCGGCCCAGTACACTACGCCCATCAACTTCAAGCAGTTGGTCCACATGAGCTGA